In Labilibaculum sp. DW002, one DNA window encodes the following:
- a CDS encoding gliding motility-associated C-terminal domain-containing protein, with product MSRKKNIFEFIRKQLSLFFVLLSVAFSSYSQQDTVRIDSDYQIMYCSANNGEILPMQEVQLLLEGPKDKKWYVSFSVNNSPAIILNGNIGIHFMNFYMSLFFRNTSDQIKNYHIELKKAWLADFTPIVIPEDSKSATIQVMPLAKPEINDYFPKAKTNSTQNYSAQISKNSSYEIWVPDGASLIEHKSTIKDKKQELDVKIKWPKNATNNYFKLIETDAFGCNSDTIFAGMEVVKSFTIDLGENKNICEGDSIVLSPEIDLPSDYSYLWSTGEVTKDITVSKNGNYHVSVTDLTDNQEIKADIDIVVHEKPSIKIEDRIIIDDNNPLFTLTDEASSYLWSNGSTDSEIKITESGSYSIRVESSHGCANSKSFYAKMESDLFNIHLPELIHMCGNEKLNLEPNLNINQEYQFEWSNGSTDSVINIDEAGEYWVKITDPDGFQKTGETEVDYHPNPIIDLGSDRVLWDQDSILLDAGNEGSDFIWNTGETSQTITAKSGGVFMVEVSDQYACSNKDTLYIDHRKGEKFGVFLGDDQIICSGDSVYVSPQLEGNPSLPLEYKWLGLNKNTAEVYLKNKGHYCLEIIDANGNVESDCIEITMLSTPEINLGQDLVSYPNQKIQLDAGTPNCFYKWSTGEITQKITLSTEGRFWVEVTTDQNCTSSDTIDIGFIENYPFVGLPKAFTPNGDGHNDKLFIRGGDVKEASLVIYNRLGHKLFETSNINTGWDGFFKGQLQDIDVYVYVLEVTFLDGKHVVKKGNVALLR from the coding sequence ATGAGCAGAAAAAAGAACATTTTCGAATTTATCAGGAAGCAATTAAGTTTGTTCTTCGTGCTTCTAAGTGTTGCATTTTCAAGCTATTCACAGCAAGATACAGTTCGTATTGACTCCGACTATCAAATCATGTATTGCTCTGCGAATAATGGAGAAATCTTACCAATGCAAGAAGTTCAATTGTTATTGGAAGGTCCGAAAGATAAAAAGTGGTATGTAAGCTTTTCTGTTAACAATAGTCCTGCAATAATTTTAAATGGCAATATCGGAATTCACTTTATGAACTTCTACATGTCTCTGTTTTTCAGAAACACTTCCGATCAAATTAAAAACTACCATATAGAACTAAAAAAAGCATGGCTAGCAGATTTCACTCCTATTGTTATTCCAGAAGATTCCAAATCGGCTACCATACAGGTAATGCCTTTAGCAAAGCCTGAAATCAATGACTATTTCCCAAAAGCTAAAACCAACTCTACTCAAAACTATTCTGCTCAAATAAGTAAAAATTCTTCCTACGAAATTTGGGTTCCGGATGGAGCCAGTTTAATCGAGCATAAAAGTACAATAAAGGATAAAAAACAAGAGCTCGATGTGAAAATTAAATGGCCGAAGAATGCAACTAACAACTACTTTAAATTAATTGAAACAGATGCCTTTGGTTGCAATAGCGATACCATTTTTGCTGGAATGGAAGTGGTAAAAAGCTTTACCATCGATCTGGGTGAAAACAAAAATATTTGTGAAGGTGATAGTATTGTCTTATCGCCCGAAATAGATTTGCCCTCGGATTATTCTTATTTGTGGAGTACGGGAGAAGTTACAAAAGACATTACCGTAAGCAAAAATGGCAACTACCATGTTTCCGTTACAGACTTAACCGACAATCAAGAAATTAAAGCCGATATCGATATTGTTGTTCATGAAAAGCCCTCGATTAAGATTGAAGATCGAATAATAATAGATGATAATAATCCGTTGTTCACACTTACGGATGAAGCAAGCTCTTATTTATGGTCTAATGGTTCTACAGATTCAGAAATAAAAATCACAGAATCGGGCAGCTATTCAATTCGTGTGGAATCATCTCATGGATGTGCAAATTCCAAGAGTTTCTATGCAAAAATGGAATCGGATCTTTTCAATATCCATTTGCCAGAGCTTATTCACATGTGTGGGAATGAGAAATTAAATTTAGAACCCAATCTAAACATCAATCAAGAGTATCAGTTTGAGTGGAGTAATGGATCTACTGATAGTGTGATAAACATAGATGAAGCTGGAGAATATTGGGTGAAGATTACCGATCCCGATGGATTTCAAAAAACAGGAGAAACAGAAGTAGACTATCACCCAAATCCAATTATCGATTTAGGTTCTGACCGCGTTCTTTGGGATCAAGATTCAATCTTGTTAGATGCTGGAAACGAAGGTTCAGACTTTATTTGGAATACAGGAGAAACAAGCCAAACCATCACGGCTAAAAGTGGCGGTGTTTTCATGGTTGAAGTTTCCGATCAATATGCTTGCTCAAACAAAGATACCTTATACATCGATCATCGAAAAGGTGAAAAGTTTGGTGTTTTCCTTGGCGATGATCAAATCATCTGCTCTGGAGATTCCGTTTATGTTAGTCCTCAGTTGGAAGGAAATCCAAGTTTGCCTTTGGAATACAAATGGCTTGGCTTAAATAAAAATACGGCCGAAGTCTATTTAAAAAATAAAGGCCATTACTGCTTAGAAATTATCGATGCAAACGGCAATGTTGAGTCAGACTGTATCGAAATCACGATGCTATCAACGCCCGAGATTAACTTGGGACAAGATTTAGTAAGTTATCCAAACCAAAAAATTCAATTAGACGCAGGAACTCCGAATTGCTTTTACAAATGGAGTACGGGAGAAATTACTCAAAAAATAACACTTAGCACTGAAGGTCGGTTCTGGGTTGAAGTAACTACTGATCAAAACTGCACCTCTAGCGATACAATTGATATAGGATTTATTGAAAACTATCCATTTGTAGGTTTGCCTAAGGCATTTACCCCAAATGGTGATGGTCACAACGACAAACTATTTATTAGAGGTGGTGATGTAAAGGAAGCAAGCCTTGTTATTTATAATCGCTTAGGACATAAATTATTCGAAACAAGCAATATTAATACAGGCTGGGATGGTTTTTTCAAAGGTCAACTTCAAGATATTGACGTTTACGTTTATGTATTAGAAGTAACATTTTTAGATGGTAAGCATGTTGTTAAAAAAGGCAATGTTGCACTTCTAAGGTAA